In Phyllopteryx taeniolatus isolate TA_2022b chromosome 8, UOR_Ptae_1.2, whole genome shotgun sequence, one genomic interval encodes:
- the LOC133482123 gene encoding polypeptide N-acetylgalactosaminyltransferase 17-like isoform X1: MALMGKKRKLLLLLKVLGLVAIFMLFTNSNWAQSGHLFSIWGASVADDPRGVSKRLEPQRELEMKPERTGGSVDDRLKERLDYLEEIVYKHLNGLSKPLGLVEGFGAQGSDGVPFTLSADEERKAESLKVKYGYDAFMSDKISLDRKIPDYRPSKCKEYTYPTDLPQIALIFIFVNEALSVILRSIHSAVNHTPAHLLKEIILVDDCSDDEQLKGPLEDYVNKRYPGLVKIVRNRKREGLIRARIEGWKAATAEVTGFFDAHVEFTPFWAEPVLSRIEEDRTRIVLPSIDNIKYDTFEVVSFGQPAHGYDWQLWCKYIKPSDAWRALKDDSAPIRSPAMIGCSFVVHRVYFGELGLFDPGMDVYGGENVELGIRVWLCGGSMEMLPCSRVAHIERFKKPYLEGSLATIMRRNGLRVAEVWLDEYKRNFYMSWNIPMENHGIDYGNVSERVALRERLQCKNFKWYIDNVYPQMRTHQNTLIYGVMYNFIVSKLCLDQGEMKDHAPILFPCHSMVPQLVRYTANKQLFLGKLGNSYQDTRCLVDIPANDVPQLLDCAAVSNVRQTKWKFTQGGAVQNLATRRCVEVVALESKPFFKLAMRHCSGQRWNLTIPAVRF; encoded by the exons ATGGCtcttatggggaaaaaaaggaagctcCTACTCTTGCTCAAAGTGCTAGGTCTGGTGGCAATCTTCATGTTATTCACCAACAGCAACTGGGCCCAAAGCGGGCATCTGTTTTCCATTTGGGGCGCTTCGGTTGCGGATGATCCTCGGGGGGTGTCGAAGAGGCTAGAGCCCCAGAGAGAGCTAGAGATGAAGCCGGAGAGGACCGGCGGGAGCGTGGACGACCGTCTGAAGGAGAGGCTCGATTACTTGGAGGAGATCGTGTACAAACACCTGAACG GTCTTTCTAAACCTCTGGGCCTGGTGGAGGGCTTCGGGGCTCAGGGGTCAGACGGCGTTCCCTTCACGCTGTCCGCAGACGAGGAGCGCAAAGCTGAAAGTCTGAAGGTAAAGTACGGTTACGACGCTTTCATGAGTGACAAGATTTCCCTGGACCGAAAGATCCCGGACTACAGACCCAGCAA atGCAAAGAGTACACCTACCCGACGGATCTCCCCCAGATCGCCCTCATCTTCATCTTCGTCAACGAGGCGCTGTCCGTCATCCTGCGCTCCATCCACTCGGCTGTCAATCACACGCCGGCGCACCTGCTCAAGGAAATCATCCTGGTGGACGACTGCAGCGACGACG AGCAGCTAAAAGGACCTCTGGAGGATTACGTGAATAAGCGCTACCCCGGTCTGGTCAAGATCGTCAGGAACCGCAAGAGGGAGGGTCTGATCCGGGCCAGGATCGAAGGCTGGAAGGCGGCCACCGCCGAGGTGACGGGATTCTTCGACGCCCACGTGGAGTTCACGCCCTTCTG GGCCGAGCCGGTCCTGAGCCGGATCGAGGAGGACCGCACCAGGATCGTCCTGCCGTCCATCGACAACATCAAGTACGACACCTTCGAGGTGGTCTCCTTCGGGCAGCCGGCCCACGGCTACGACTGGCAGCTGTGGTGTAAATACATCAAGCCCTCCGATGCGTGGAGGGCCCTGAAGGACGACTCCGCCCCCATCAG GAGTCCCGCCATGATTGGCTGCTCCTTCGTGGTCCACCGGGTCTACTTTGGCGAGCTGGGCCTCTTCGACCCGGGCATGGATGTCTACGGGGGAGAGAACGTGGAGCTGGGCATCCGG GTGTGGCTGTGCGGGGGCAGCATGGAGATGCTGCCGTGTTCCCGCGTGGCTCACATCGAGCGCTTCAAGAAACCTTACCTGGAAGGCTCCCTGGCGACCATCATGCGGCGCAACGGCCTTCGCGTGGCCGAGGTCTGGTTGGACGAATACAAGCGCAACTTCTACATGTCCTGGAACATTCCCATGGAG AACCACGGCATCGACTACGGAAACGTCTCCGAGAGGGTGGCGCTCAGAGAGAGACTGCAGTGCAAGAACTTCAAGTGGTACATAGACAACGTTTACCCTCAGATGAGGACGCACCAAAACACACTCATCTATGGCGTG ATGTACAACTTCATCGTCAGCAAACTGTGTTTGGACCAGGGAGAAATGAAAGACCACGCCCCCATCCTGTTCCCCTGCCACAGCATGGTTCCTCAG TTGGTGCGCTACACCGCCAACAAACAGCTGTTCTTGGGCAAGCTGGGCAACAGCTACCAGGATACCCGCTGCCTGGTGGACATTCCGGCCAACGACGTACCGCAGCTCCTCGACTGCGCCGCCGTCAGCAACGTCAGGCAGACCAAGTGGAAATTCACACAG GGCGGCGCGGTCCAAAACTTGGCCACGAGGCGCTGCGTGGAGGTGGTGGCGTTGGAAAGCAAGCCCTTCTTCAAGCTGGCCATGCGGCACTGCTCGGGCCAACGGTGGAACCTGACCATTCCCGCCGTACGTTTCTGA
- the LOC133482123 gene encoding polypeptide N-acetylgalactosaminyltransferase 17-like isoform X2 gives MALMGKKRKLLLLLKVLGLVAIFMLFTNSNWAQSGHLFSIWGASVADDPRGVSKRLEPQRELEMKPERTGGSVDDRLKERLDYLEEIVYKHLNGLSKPLGLVEGFGAQGSDGVPFTLSADEERKAESLKVKYGYDAFMSDKISLDRKIPDYRPSKCKEYTYPTDLPQIALIFIFVNEALSVILRSIHSAVNHTPAHLLKEIILVDDCSDDEQLKGPLEDYVNKRYPGLVKIVRNRKREGLIRARIEGWKAATAEVTGFFDAHVEFTPFWAEPVLSRIEEDRTRIVLPSIDNIKYDTFEVVSFGQPAHGYDWQLWCKYIKPSDAWRALKDDSAPIRSPAMIGCSFVVHRVYFGELGLFDPGMDVYGGENVELGIRVWLCGGSMEMLPCSRVAHIERFKKPYLEGSLATIMRRNGLRVAEVWLDEYKRNFYMSWNIPMENHGIDYGNVSERVALRERLQCKNFKWYIDNVYPQMRTHQNTLIYGVLVRYTANKQLFLGKLGNSYQDTRCLVDIPANDVPQLLDCAAVSNVRQTKWKFTQGGAVQNLATRRCVEVVALESKPFFKLAMRHCSGQRWNLTIPAVRF, from the exons ATGGCtcttatggggaaaaaaaggaagctcCTACTCTTGCTCAAAGTGCTAGGTCTGGTGGCAATCTTCATGTTATTCACCAACAGCAACTGGGCCCAAAGCGGGCATCTGTTTTCCATTTGGGGCGCTTCGGTTGCGGATGATCCTCGGGGGGTGTCGAAGAGGCTAGAGCCCCAGAGAGAGCTAGAGATGAAGCCGGAGAGGACCGGCGGGAGCGTGGACGACCGTCTGAAGGAGAGGCTCGATTACTTGGAGGAGATCGTGTACAAACACCTGAACG GTCTTTCTAAACCTCTGGGCCTGGTGGAGGGCTTCGGGGCTCAGGGGTCAGACGGCGTTCCCTTCACGCTGTCCGCAGACGAGGAGCGCAAAGCTGAAAGTCTGAAGGTAAAGTACGGTTACGACGCTTTCATGAGTGACAAGATTTCCCTGGACCGAAAGATCCCGGACTACAGACCCAGCAA atGCAAAGAGTACACCTACCCGACGGATCTCCCCCAGATCGCCCTCATCTTCATCTTCGTCAACGAGGCGCTGTCCGTCATCCTGCGCTCCATCCACTCGGCTGTCAATCACACGCCGGCGCACCTGCTCAAGGAAATCATCCTGGTGGACGACTGCAGCGACGACG AGCAGCTAAAAGGACCTCTGGAGGATTACGTGAATAAGCGCTACCCCGGTCTGGTCAAGATCGTCAGGAACCGCAAGAGGGAGGGTCTGATCCGGGCCAGGATCGAAGGCTGGAAGGCGGCCACCGCCGAGGTGACGGGATTCTTCGACGCCCACGTGGAGTTCACGCCCTTCTG GGCCGAGCCGGTCCTGAGCCGGATCGAGGAGGACCGCACCAGGATCGTCCTGCCGTCCATCGACAACATCAAGTACGACACCTTCGAGGTGGTCTCCTTCGGGCAGCCGGCCCACGGCTACGACTGGCAGCTGTGGTGTAAATACATCAAGCCCTCCGATGCGTGGAGGGCCCTGAAGGACGACTCCGCCCCCATCAG GAGTCCCGCCATGATTGGCTGCTCCTTCGTGGTCCACCGGGTCTACTTTGGCGAGCTGGGCCTCTTCGACCCGGGCATGGATGTCTACGGGGGAGAGAACGTGGAGCTGGGCATCCGG GTGTGGCTGTGCGGGGGCAGCATGGAGATGCTGCCGTGTTCCCGCGTGGCTCACATCGAGCGCTTCAAGAAACCTTACCTGGAAGGCTCCCTGGCGACCATCATGCGGCGCAACGGCCTTCGCGTGGCCGAGGTCTGGTTGGACGAATACAAGCGCAACTTCTACATGTCCTGGAACATTCCCATGGAG AACCACGGCATCGACTACGGAAACGTCTCCGAGAGGGTGGCGCTCAGAGAGAGACTGCAGTGCAAGAACTTCAAGTGGTACATAGACAACGTTTACCCTCAGATGAGGACGCACCAAAACACACTCATCTATGGCGTG TTGGTGCGCTACACCGCCAACAAACAGCTGTTCTTGGGCAAGCTGGGCAACAGCTACCAGGATACCCGCTGCCTGGTGGACATTCCGGCCAACGACGTACCGCAGCTCCTCGACTGCGCCGCCGTCAGCAACGTCAGGCAGACCAAGTGGAAATTCACACAG GGCGGCGCGGTCCAAAACTTGGCCACGAGGCGCTGCGTGGAGGTGGTGGCGTTGGAAAGCAAGCCCTTCTTCAAGCTGGCCATGCGGCACTGCTCGGGCCAACGGTGGAACCTGACCATTCCCGCCGTACGTTTCTGA
- the LOC133482122 gene encoding polypeptide N-acetylgalactosaminyltransferase 17-like isoform X2, giving the protein MALARRRWRLLLALNALAAAAGIVTLWSRCGERAQGPGDAERARPSRANGSAGVSQRALLKRLSALEDVVYRQLNGLSKSLGLTEGFGGRGAGGLPASLSPGEEGDAKYLRDKYGYDAYLSDTISLDRNIPDHRPSRCRDVSHPRDLPQMALVFIFVNEALSVILRSVHSAVNHTPAHLLKEIILVDDRSDDEQLKGPLEDYVNKRYPGLVKIVRNHKREGLIRARIEGWKAATAEVTGFFDAHVEFTPFWAEPVLTRIKEDRRRIVLPSIDNIKHDTFEVERYENSGHGYNWELWCMYISPPKQWWDEGDVAAPIRSPAMIGCSFVADRLFFGELGLLDPGMDVYGGENIELGIRVWTCGGSMEVLPCSRVAHIARVKKPYHSNIAFHMRRNALRVAEVWMDHFKSNVYLAWNIPTENHGIDFGDISERVALRKSLQCKNFQWYLDNVYPEMRTYDDTLYYGEIRNSKVSHLCLDQGVKENHTATLHPCHGWGPQLGRYTKEGRLFLGPLGSTGSDTRCVADDPASALPQLLDCDKDEGRRRAEWIFTQGGSLVNSATGRCLEAVPANVYFGHRAVLRPCSGQRWTMKNTVTPWTQA; this is encoded by the exons ATGGCTTTGGCGCGGAGAAGATGGAGGCTTCTGCTGGCGCTCAACGCGCTGGCGGCGGCGGCCGGGATCGTGACGCTGTGGAGCCGCTGCGGAGAGCGCGCGCAGGGGCCGGGCGACGCCGAGCGCGCGAGGCCGAGCCGGGCCAACGGAAGCGCCGGCGTCAGCCAGCGAGCGCTGCTCAAGAGGCTGAGCGCGCTGGAGGACGTCGTGTACAGGCAGCTGAACG GTCTGTCCAAGTCTCTGGGCCTGACGGAGGGTTTCGGGGGCCGGGGGGCCGGCGGCCTGCCCGCCAGCCTTTCTCCGGGTGAGGAGGGCGACGCCAAGTACCTGAGGGACAAATACGGCTACGACGCCTACCTGAGCGACACCATCTCGCTGGACAGAAACATCCCCGACCACAGACCCAGCAG GTGCAGAGATGTCAGCCACCCCCGGGATCTCCCCCAGATGGCGCTGGTGTTCATCTTCGTCAACGAGGCGCTGTCCGTCATCCTGCGCTCGGTCCACTCGGCCGTCAATCACACGCCGGCCCACCTGCTCAAGGAAATCATCCTGGTGGACGACCGCAGCGACGACG AGCAGCTGAAAGGACCTCTGGAGGACTACGTGAATAAGCGCTACCCCGGTCTGGTCAAGATCGTCAGGAACCACAAGAGGGAGGGTCTGATCCGGGCCAGGATCGAGGGCTGGAAGGCGGCCACCGCCGAGGTGACGGGATTCTTCGACGCCCACGTGGAGTTCACGCCCTTCTG GGCCGAACCGGTTCTGACTCGAATCAAGGAGGACCGCAGGAGGATCGTCCTGCCGTCCATCGACAACATCAAGCACGACACCTTCGAGGTGGAGCGTTACGAGAACTCGGGCCACGGCTACAACTGGGAGCTGTGGTGCATGTACATCAGCCCGCCGAAGCAGTGGTGGGACGAGGGCGACGTGGCGGCGCCCATCAG GAGTCCCGCCATGATCGGCTGCTCCTTCGTGGCCGATCGGCTCTTCTTCGGCGAGCTGGGCCTGCTGGACCCTGGCATGGACGTCTACGGGGGAGAGAACATCGAACTGGGCATCAGG GTGTGGACGTGCGGCGGCAGCATGGAGGTGTTGCCGTGCTCACGCGTGGCTCACATTGCCCGCGTGAAGAAGCCGTACCACAGCAACATCGCCTTCCACATGCGCCGCAACGCCCTGCGCGTGGCAGAAGTCTGGATGGACCACTTCAAGTCCAACGTCTACCTGGCCTGGAACATCCCCACGGAG AATCACGGCATCGACTTCGGAGACATCTCTGAGAGGGTGGCGCTGAGGAAGAGCCTGCAGTGTAAGAACTTCCAGTGGTACCTGGACAACGTTTACCCTGAGATGAGGACGTACGACGACACGCTCTACTACGGCGAG ATCCGCAATTCCAAAGTGAGCCACTTGTGTTTGGACCAGGGCGTGAAGGAGAACCACACGGCCACCCTGCACCCCTGCCACGGCTGGGGTCCCCAG TTAGGACGTTACACCAAAGAGGGTCGTCTGTTCCTGGGCCCTCTGGGCAGCACCGGATCGGACACGCGATGTGTGGCGGACGATCCCGCCAGCGCGTTGCCGCAACTCCTGGACTGCGACAAAGACGAGGGCCGACGCCGCGCCGAGTGGATTTTCACTCAG GGCGGTTCCCTGGTGAACTCCGCCACGGGCCGCTGTCTGGAGGCGGTGCCCGCCAACGTGTACTTCGGCCACCGGGCGGTGCTGCGGCCCTGCTCCGGGCAGCGCTGGACTATGAAGAACACCGTGACGCCGTGGACACAGGCGTAA
- the LOC133482122 gene encoding polypeptide N-acetylgalactosaminyltransferase 17-like isoform X1: MALARRRWRLLLALNALAAAAGIVTLWSRCGERAQGPGDAERARPSRANGSAGVSQRALLKRLSALEDVVYRQLNGLSKSLGLTEGFGGRGAGGLPASLSPGEEGDAKYLRDKYGYDAYLSDTISLDRNIPDHRPSRCRDVSHPRDLPQMALVFIFVNEALSVILRSVHSAVNHTPAHLLKEIILVDDRSDDEQLKGPLEDYVNKRYPGLVKIVRNHKREGLIRARIEGWKAATAEVTGFFDAHVEFTPFWAEPVLTRIKEDRRRIVLPSIDNIKHDTFEVERYENSGHGYNWELWCMYISPPKQWWDEGDVAAPIRSPAMIGCSFVADRLFFGELGLLDPGMDVYGGENIELGIRVWTCGGSMEVLPCSRVAHIARVKKPYHSNIAFHMRRNALRVAEVWMDHFKSNVYLAWNIPTENHGIDFGDISERVALRKSLQCKNFQWYLDNVYPEMRTYDDTLYYGEIRNSKVSHLCLDQGVKENHTATLHPCHGWGPQLGRYTKEGRLFLGPLGSTGSDTRCVADDPASALPQLLDCDKDEGRRRAEWIFTQVTASSGRGRFPGELRHGPLSGGGARQRVLRPPGGAAALLRAALDYEEHRDAVDTGVTVTVAFTRLTQAGCCREPDSAAVAASHIQIFGDDLLGLDVENIWGLTSTERHLASGLYTLGKK; the protein is encoded by the exons ATGGCTTTGGCGCGGAGAAGATGGAGGCTTCTGCTGGCGCTCAACGCGCTGGCGGCGGCGGCCGGGATCGTGACGCTGTGGAGCCGCTGCGGAGAGCGCGCGCAGGGGCCGGGCGACGCCGAGCGCGCGAGGCCGAGCCGGGCCAACGGAAGCGCCGGCGTCAGCCAGCGAGCGCTGCTCAAGAGGCTGAGCGCGCTGGAGGACGTCGTGTACAGGCAGCTGAACG GTCTGTCCAAGTCTCTGGGCCTGACGGAGGGTTTCGGGGGCCGGGGGGCCGGCGGCCTGCCCGCCAGCCTTTCTCCGGGTGAGGAGGGCGACGCCAAGTACCTGAGGGACAAATACGGCTACGACGCCTACCTGAGCGACACCATCTCGCTGGACAGAAACATCCCCGACCACAGACCCAGCAG GTGCAGAGATGTCAGCCACCCCCGGGATCTCCCCCAGATGGCGCTGGTGTTCATCTTCGTCAACGAGGCGCTGTCCGTCATCCTGCGCTCGGTCCACTCGGCCGTCAATCACACGCCGGCCCACCTGCTCAAGGAAATCATCCTGGTGGACGACCGCAGCGACGACG AGCAGCTGAAAGGACCTCTGGAGGACTACGTGAATAAGCGCTACCCCGGTCTGGTCAAGATCGTCAGGAACCACAAGAGGGAGGGTCTGATCCGGGCCAGGATCGAGGGCTGGAAGGCGGCCACCGCCGAGGTGACGGGATTCTTCGACGCCCACGTGGAGTTCACGCCCTTCTG GGCCGAACCGGTTCTGACTCGAATCAAGGAGGACCGCAGGAGGATCGTCCTGCCGTCCATCGACAACATCAAGCACGACACCTTCGAGGTGGAGCGTTACGAGAACTCGGGCCACGGCTACAACTGGGAGCTGTGGTGCATGTACATCAGCCCGCCGAAGCAGTGGTGGGACGAGGGCGACGTGGCGGCGCCCATCAG GAGTCCCGCCATGATCGGCTGCTCCTTCGTGGCCGATCGGCTCTTCTTCGGCGAGCTGGGCCTGCTGGACCCTGGCATGGACGTCTACGGGGGAGAGAACATCGAACTGGGCATCAGG GTGTGGACGTGCGGCGGCAGCATGGAGGTGTTGCCGTGCTCACGCGTGGCTCACATTGCCCGCGTGAAGAAGCCGTACCACAGCAACATCGCCTTCCACATGCGCCGCAACGCCCTGCGCGTGGCAGAAGTCTGGATGGACCACTTCAAGTCCAACGTCTACCTGGCCTGGAACATCCCCACGGAG AATCACGGCATCGACTTCGGAGACATCTCTGAGAGGGTGGCGCTGAGGAAGAGCCTGCAGTGTAAGAACTTCCAGTGGTACCTGGACAACGTTTACCCTGAGATGAGGACGTACGACGACACGCTCTACTACGGCGAG ATCCGCAATTCCAAAGTGAGCCACTTGTGTTTGGACCAGGGCGTGAAGGAGAACCACACGGCCACCCTGCACCCCTGCCACGGCTGGGGTCCCCAG TTAGGACGTTACACCAAAGAGGGTCGTCTGTTCCTGGGCCCTCTGGGCAGCACCGGATCGGACACGCGATGTGTGGCGGACGATCCCGCCAGCGCGTTGCCGCAACTCCTGGACTGCGACAAAGACGAGGGCCGACGCCGCGCCGAGTGGATTTTCACTCAGGTGACGGCTTCCTCTGGCCGAG GGCGGTTCCCTGGTGAACTCCGCCACGGGCCGCTGTCTGGAGGCGGTGCCCGCCAACGTGTACTTCGGCCACCGGGCGGTGCTGCGGCCCTGCTCCGGGCAGCGCTGGACTATGAAGAACACCGTGACGCCGTGGACACAGGCGTAACGGTAACAGTGGCGTTTACCCGCCTCACCCAAGCGGGATGTTGCCGTGAGCCAGATAGTGCGGCTGTTGCGGCTTCGCACATTCAGATATTCGGTGACGATCTCCTCGGCCTCGACGTTGAGAACATTTGGGGATTGACTTCTACGGAACGCCATCTCGCATCGGGACTTTACACGCTGGGAAAGAAATGA
- the caln1 gene encoding calcium-binding protein 8 isoform X1 → MWFFQFLPCVSIWEKMPFHHVTAGLLYKGNYLSRSLSDGDGDALASISVEELHEIREAFEVLDRDGNGFISKQELGMAMRSLGYMPSEVELAIIMQRLDMDGDGQVDFEEFMTILGPKLLSSETREGFLGSTIDSIFWQFDMQRITLEELKHVLFYAFRDHLTMKDIENIIINEEESLKENAGNCQTEFEGVHPSKKNRQTCVRKSLICAFAMAFIISVMLIAANQMLRNGME, encoded by the exons GGAGAAGATGCCGTTCCACCACGTGACGGCGGGCCTGCTGTACAAAGGCAACTACCTGAGTCGCTCGCTCTCGGACGGCGACGGCGACGCGCTGGCCAGCATCTCCGTGGAGGAACTCCACG AGATCCGGGAGGCCTTCGAAGTTCTGGATCGCGACGGCAACGGTTTCATCTCCAAGCAGGAGCTGGGAATGGCCATGCGCTCGCTGGGGTACATGCCCAGCGAGGTGGAGCTCGCCATCATCATGCAGCGGCTCGACATGGACG GTGACGGCCAGGTGGACTTCGAGGAGTTCATGACCATCCTGGGACCGAAACTTCTCTCCTCCGAAACCAGAGAAGGTTTCCTGGGAAGCACCATAGACAGCATCTTCTGGCAG ttcGACATGCAGAGGATCACGCTGGAGGAGCTGAAGCACGTCCTCTTCTACGCTTTCCGAGACCACCTGACCATGAAGGACATCGAGAACATCATCATCAACGAGGAGGAGAGCCTGAAGGAGAACGCGGGAAACTGTCAGACCGAATTTGAAGGAG TTCACCCGTCCAAGAAGAACCGTCAGACGTGTGTGAGGAAGAGCCTGATCTGCGCCTTCGCCATGGCGTTCATCATCAGCGTCATGCTGATCGCAGCCAATCAGATGCTGAGGAACGGCATGGAGTAG
- the caln1 gene encoding calcium-binding protein 8 isoform X2, with product MPFHHVTAGLLYKGNYLSRSLSDGDGDALASISVEELHEIREAFEVLDRDGNGFISKQELGMAMRSLGYMPSEVELAIIMQRLDMDGDGQVDFEEFMTILGPKLLSSETREGFLGSTIDSIFWQFDMQRITLEELKHVLFYAFRDHLTMKDIENIIINEEESLKENAGNCQTEFEGVHPSKKNRQTCVRKSLICAFAMAFIISVMLIAANQMLRNGME from the exons ATGCCGTTCCACCACGTGACGGCGGGCCTGCTGTACAAAGGCAACTACCTGAGTCGCTCGCTCTCGGACGGCGACGGCGACGCGCTGGCCAGCATCTCCGTGGAGGAACTCCACG AGATCCGGGAGGCCTTCGAAGTTCTGGATCGCGACGGCAACGGTTTCATCTCCAAGCAGGAGCTGGGAATGGCCATGCGCTCGCTGGGGTACATGCCCAGCGAGGTGGAGCTCGCCATCATCATGCAGCGGCTCGACATGGACG GTGACGGCCAGGTGGACTTCGAGGAGTTCATGACCATCCTGGGACCGAAACTTCTCTCCTCCGAAACCAGAGAAGGTTTCCTGGGAAGCACCATAGACAGCATCTTCTGGCAG ttcGACATGCAGAGGATCACGCTGGAGGAGCTGAAGCACGTCCTCTTCTACGCTTTCCGAGACCACCTGACCATGAAGGACATCGAGAACATCATCATCAACGAGGAGGAGAGCCTGAAGGAGAACGCGGGAAACTGTCAGACCGAATTTGAAGGAG TTCACCCGTCCAAGAAGAACCGTCAGACGTGTGTGAGGAAGAGCCTGATCTGCGCCTTCGCCATGGCGTTCATCATCAGCGTCATGCTGATCGCAGCCAATCAGATGCTGAGGAACGGCATGGAGTAG